One stretch of Pseudomonadota bacterium DNA includes these proteins:
- a CDS encoding ABC transporter permease — protein sequence MNWYAVRAIFSFEMARAFRTAMQSLVSPVISTSLYFVVFGAAIGSSIERVEGVSYGSFIVPGLIMLTVMTQAISNASFAIHFPKFLGSIFELLSAPVGVAEVVMGYVGAAAVKSLIIGVIILATSTLFVPLDIAHPLAMLMLLVIISFAFALFGFIIGIWAENFEQLQIVPLLIITPLVFLGGSFYSISMLPPIWQTISLFNPVVYLISAFRWSFFGEGDVPIGLSMLAIAAFTGACLLAIWWIFKTGWRLKS from the coding sequence ATCAACTGGTACGCCGTGCGGGCAATCTTCAGCTTCGAGATGGCCCGCGCCTTTCGCACCGCGATGCAATCGCTGGTATCACCTGTGATTTCGACATCGCTGTACTTCGTTGTCTTCGGTGCCGCGATTGGAAGCAGCATCGAGCGGGTGGAGGGCGTCAGCTACGGATCGTTTATCGTTCCCGGCCTGATCATGCTCACGGTCATGACTCAAGCGATTTCAAACGCCTCATTTGCGATCCATTTCCCAAAGTTCCTCGGGTCAATTTTCGAACTGCTATCAGCCCCAGTCGGCGTCGCCGAGGTGGTCATGGGCTATGTCGGTGCTGCTGCGGTTAAGTCGTTGATCATCGGTGTCATCATCCTGGCAACATCAACGCTGTTCGTGCCGCTCGACATCGCCCATCCGCTTGCCATGTTGATGCTCTTGGTGATCATCTCGTTCGCGTTCGCGCTTTTTGGTTTCATTATCGGGATCTGGGCGGAAAACTTCGAACAGCTGCAGATCGTCCCGCTTTTGATCATCACCCCGCTCGTCTTCTTGGGCGGCAGCTTCTATTCGATTTCGATGCTGCCCCCGATCTGGCAGACAATCTCTTTGTTCAACCCAGTTGTGTATCTGATTTCGGCCTTTCGCTGGAGCTTCTTCGGGGAAGGCGATGTGCCGATCGGCTTATCGATGCTTGCAATTGCTGCCTTCACCGGTGCCTGCCTGCTTGCGATCTGGTGGATCTTCAAGACCGGCTGGCGCCTGAAAAGCTGA
- a CDS encoding CarD family transcriptional regulator — MATAKKTTQKQGFKVNEQVVYPAHGVGRIVAIESQEIAGLTLELFVITFDKDKMTLRVPVAKVESVGMRKLAEDGLVEKSLKTIKGRARIKRAMWSRRAQEYEAKINSGDLIQIAEVVRDLYRAESQPEQSYSERQLYEAALDRMAREIAAVNGMTETEAVRLIEQTLAKSPSRIKAAEPDDEAGEEGQSAAA, encoded by the coding sequence ATGGCGACTGCAAAAAAAACCACGCAGAAACAGGGTTTCAAAGTCAATGAACAGGTCGTTTATCCAGCTCATGGCGTCGGGCGCATTGTTGCGATCGAAAGCCAGGAGATTGCGGGTCTTACTCTCGAACTGTTCGTGATCACCTTCGATAAGGACAAGATGACGCTTCGTGTTCCTGTCGCCAAGGTGGAAAGCGTGGGTATGCGCAAACTCGCCGAAGATGGCCTCGTTGAGAAATCGCTCAAGACCATCAAGGGTCGAGCGCGGATCAAGCGGGCAATGTGGAGCCGTCGCGCGCAAGAATACGAAGCGAAGATCAATTCAGGCGACCTTATTCAGATCGCCGAAGTTGTCCGGGATCTCTACCGCGCCGAAAGCCAGCCGGAGCAGTCCTATTCTGAGCGGCAGCTTTACGAAGCCGCTCTGGATCGTATGGCGCGAGAAATTGCGGCCGTTAATGGCATGACCGAGACCGAAGCGGTGCGCCTCATAGAGCAGACCCTCGCCAAGAGCCCCAGCCGCATCAAGGCGGCTGAGCCGGATGATGAAGCCGGTGAAGAAGGCCAGAGCGCCGCAGCATAA
- a CDS encoding RNA polymerase factor sigma-32, protein MTDSNAPRRDFVKKAMQAPYLERDEEHELAVLWKERQDQDALHKLTQAHMRLVIAIAARFRHFGLPMSDLIQEGHVGLLEAAARFEPAREVRFSTYATWWIRASIQDFILRNWSIVRGGTSSAQKALFFNLRRLRARITQDGTVSPSEMHQQVASAIGVSVNDVATMDARLSGADTSLNAPLVDGDDGGKADRQDFLPDTAPLPDELISNSIDTERRNHWLNQALEVLNERELRIVRERRLSEDGATLEALGEKLGISKERVRQLESRALEKIKASLLDQHSVSSYI, encoded by the coding sequence ATGACCGACTCGAATGCACCCCGGCGCGACTTCGTCAAGAAAGCCATGCAAGCGCCCTATCTCGAGCGTGATGAAGAGCATGAACTCGCAGTTCTTTGGAAAGAGCGACAGGACCAGGATGCGCTTCATAAGCTGACGCAAGCGCATATGCGCCTCGTGATCGCGATAGCTGCACGCTTTCGCCATTTTGGGCTGCCGATGAGCGACCTCATCCAAGAGGGCCATGTTGGTCTTCTTGAAGCCGCTGCCCGTTTTGAACCGGCGCGGGAAGTTCGTTTCTCGACCTACGCTACGTGGTGGATCCGCGCATCTATCCAAGATTTCATCCTGCGCAACTGGTCGATCGTTCGGGGCGGCACGTCATCTGCTCAGAAAGCTTTGTTTTTTAATCTGCGCCGCCTGCGCGCGCGGATAACCCAGGATGGCACTGTTTCTCCATCCGAGATGCACCAGCAAGTGGCCAGCGCGATTGGCGTATCGGTCAATGACGTGGCGACCATGGACGCGCGATTGTCGGGAGCCGATACCTCGCTGAACGCTCCCTTGGTGGATGGTGACGATGGCGGCAAAGCAGATCGCCAAGACTTTCTGCCGGATACGGCGCCTCTCCCAGATGAGTTGATTAGCAACTCCATCGACACTGAACGACGCAATCATTGGTTGAACCAAGCGCTGGAAGTTCTCAACGAACGCGAACTGCGTATCGTGCGTGAGCGGCGCCTCAGCGAAGACGGCGCAACGCTCGAGGCGCTTGGTGAGAAGCTTGGCATATCGAAGGAACGCGTGCGCCAGCTCGAAAGCCGTGCGCTTGAGAAAATCAAGGCGTCATTGCTCGACCAGCACAGCGTATCGTCTTACATCTAG
- the fdxA gene encoding ferredoxin FdxA — translation MTYVVTENCIKCKYTDCVEVCPVDCFYEGENMLVIHPDECIDCGVCEPECPADAIKPDTEPGLESWLELNAKYADEWPNLTMKKDQLPEAEEFDGKAGKLELFSAEAGEGD, via the coding sequence ATGACCTACGTCGTCACGGAAAACTGCATTAAGTGCAAGTATACCGACTGCGTCGAGGTGTGTCCGGTCGATTGCTTCTACGAGGGTGAAAACATGCTTGTTATTCACCCGGACGAGTGCATCGACTGCGGGGTTTGTGAGCCTGAATGTCCAGCTGACGCTATAAAGCCCGATACCGAGCCGGGACTGGAAAGTTGGCTGGAACTCAACGCAAAATACGCCGACGAGTGGCCTAACTTGACGATGAAGAAAGACCAGCTGCCCGAGGCGGAGGAATTTGATGGCAAGGCCGGAAAGCTAGAGTTGTTCTCCGCCGAAGCTGGAGAAGGGGACTGA
- a CDS encoding RNA-binding S4 domain-containing protein yields the protein MADADADTPRPTIRLDRWLFFSRLVKSRSLASKLIEAGGVRVNGTKTHRSNRTIGPEDVLTVALPVGVKIIKLRACGSRRGPAPEAQQLYEDLTPPPPPKTEQDLNVGNTAPNPGRRPTKHERERLSRMKRQAE from the coding sequence ATGGCTGACGCCGACGCCGATACTCCGCGACCGACCATTCGCCTTGATCGCTGGCTGTTCTTTTCGCGATTGGTCAAGAGCCGCTCGCTTGCTTCGAAGTTGATCGAAGCGGGCGGCGTTCGTGTCAATGGAACCAAAACCCATCGGTCCAACCGAACAATTGGCCCCGAAGACGTTTTAACAGTTGCCCTGCCGGTGGGCGTGAAGATCATCAAACTTAGAGCATGTGGATCTCGCAGGGGACCGGCCCCAGAAGCGCAACAACTCTATGAGGATTTAACCCCGCCGCCACCGCCCAAGACTGAGCAGGACCTGAATGTTGGGAACACCGCGCCAAACCCTGGGCGCCGACCCACAAAGCACGAACGAGAACGCCTTTCGAGGATGAAAAGACAGGCGGAATAG
- a CDS encoding M48 family metalloprotease, with translation MPLLAGCLSVNGEDPLIPLVAATPEPGPAATLAAEEAIGAREHPRIIEAFGGIYEDPQLETRLVAMLRRVIASSDAPGRVYRLTLLDSASVNAFALPGGYLYVTRGLLALANDEAEVAAVVAHEIGHVTMRHAIAREREVRTAAVIDRVLTDVLSDPSAAQLAQLANGVSLAQFSQNQELEADQVGVRTIGRAGYDPFAAARFLSTMERFNALDALPGERGRPSFLSSHPSTPERIQAATRLARQFGAPGIGDRERERYLTAIDGIVFGEPADEGVVRGRRFLHSGLQIAFEAPAGFVLDNTPQAVLGAHRDGRALRFDAVRLRSGQSLEAYLNSGWIEGLDRRTISTGQTNGLEVATADASAGGWNFKVAAIRFGDQVYRFIFASRSGGSSFEALARTTVDSFRPLSAAEVAAIEPLRIDVVTARSGDTVASLARRMATGGDAEALLRVINDLSDNERIRPGDRVKLIVD, from the coding sequence GTGCCCCTGCTCGCCGGCTGCTTGTCGGTGAACGGAGAGGATCCGCTCATTCCGCTGGTTGCAGCGACCCCGGAACCCGGACCCGCAGCAACGCTGGCGGCCGAAGAGGCTATCGGTGCGCGCGAACATCCGCGTATCATCGAAGCGTTCGGCGGCATCTACGAAGATCCTCAGCTCGAGACACGCCTTGTCGCCATGCTCCGGCGCGTCATTGCATCATCGGACGCACCGGGTCGTGTGTATCGCTTGACCTTGTTGGATTCGGCGTCGGTCAATGCTTTTGCGCTGCCTGGTGGCTATCTCTACGTCACCCGTGGCTTGCTCGCCTTGGCAAACGATGAAGCGGAGGTTGCAGCCGTTGTTGCGCATGAGATTGGACACGTGACGATGCGGCATGCGATCGCCCGCGAACGGGAGGTCCGAACCGCCGCTGTCATTGATCGCGTCCTTACGGATGTTCTGTCCGACCCATCGGCTGCCCAGCTTGCACAACTCGCAAACGGCGTGTCGCTTGCACAGTTCTCCCAAAACCAAGAGTTGGAAGCTGATCAAGTCGGTGTGAGAACCATAGGCCGTGCGGGCTATGATCCGTTCGCAGCGGCCCGTTTCCTGTCCACGATGGAACGCTTCAACGCGCTGGACGCTCTTCCCGGCGAAAGGGGCAGACCAAGTTTCCTGTCTAGTCACCCCTCAACGCCTGAGCGCATTCAGGCTGCGACCCGTCTGGCTCGGCAATTTGGAGCCCCAGGCATCGGTGATCGCGAGCGGGAACGCTACCTAACCGCGATTGATGGTATTGTCTTCGGTGAACCAGCCGACGAGGGCGTCGTGCGCGGTCGCCGGTTCCTCCATTCCGGGCTGCAAATAGCCTTCGAAGCACCTGCAGGCTTTGTTCTGGATAACACGCCACAAGCGGTGCTTGGCGCACATCGGGATGGACGTGCGCTGCGTTTCGATGCAGTCCGGCTAAGAAGCGGACAAAGTTTGGAGGCTTACCTCAATTCGGGCTGGATTGAGGGGTTGGACCGTCGCACCATTTCCACGGGACAGACCAACGGACTTGAGGTCGCGACCGCCGATGCATCGGCAGGAGGCTGGAACTTCAAGGTTGCAGCGATCCGGTTTGGTGATCAGGTCTATCGCTTCATCTTCGCCAGCCGTTCGGGCGGTAGCAGTTTCGAAGCTTTGGCTCGGACGACCGTCGACTCGTTCCGTCCTCTGAGTGCTGCCGAGGTTGCAGCCATAGAGCCCCTGCGCATCGATGTCGTGACTGCTCGTTCCGGCGATACGGTGGCCTCCCTCGCGCGTCGTATGGCGACAGGGGGAGATGCCGAGGCGCTGCTGCGGGTCATCAACGACCTGAGCGACAACGAGCGCATCAGGCCTGGTGACCGGGTCAAACTCATTGTCGATTGA
- a CDS encoding thermonuclease family protein → MMSSAGLGYTLTARLGAAAAELSYTAASAATLPADAAMSDSLPSPDWSSLEEGPQVEISKVVDGDTVELSRGPDVRLVGTQAPKLPLGRAHVAEWPLAKEAKAALEAIIGSVGPEATLFFGGRKRDRHNRHLAHVRLSDGTWLQGAMVLQGLARVYTFADNRSLIPELLLREMAARAQGMAMWSEPYYAVRDASDVRDLLARLNRFELVEGVVRNVAAHRDVWYINFGQTWREDFTITVDRVHDTVFEDSGFDLASLQGQAIRVRGWIKEDGGPLVRVDHPEAIERLTGSS, encoded by the coding sequence ATGATGAGCAGCGCGGGCTTGGGTTACACACTGACCGCTCGTCTAGGTGCCGCCGCGGCTGAATTGTCCTATACCGCAGCGTCCGCAGCCACCCTTCCCGCCGATGCCGCTATGTCCGACAGCCTGCCAAGCCCTGACTGGTCAAGCCTCGAAGAAGGGCCACAGGTTGAAATCTCAAAGGTTGTTGATGGCGATACGGTCGAACTGTCGCGTGGGCCAGACGTTCGGCTTGTGGGTACACAAGCTCCAAAGCTCCCGCTTGGGCGTGCCCATGTGGCTGAATGGCCACTAGCCAAGGAGGCCAAGGCAGCGCTTGAGGCGATCATTGGAAGCGTGGGGCCAGAAGCAACGCTGTTCTTCGGTGGGCGCAAGAGGGACCGTCACAACCGGCATCTTGCCCATGTTCGCTTATCCGATGGCACATGGCTCCAAGGGGCAATGGTCTTGCAAGGCTTAGCGCGCGTTTACACGTTTGCCGACAATCGGTCACTCATCCCCGAACTTTTGCTGCGAGAGATGGCGGCACGAGCGCAGGGCATGGCCATGTGGTCCGAGCCATATTATGCGGTGCGGGACGCGAGCGATGTGCGTGATCTGCTTGCGCGTCTTAACCGGTTTGAATTGGTCGAAGGGGTCGTGCGCAATGTCGCCGCCCATCGCGACGTCTGGTACATCAATTTCGGACAGACTTGGCGCGAAGACTTCACGATTACCGTTGATCGCGTGCATGATACGGTGTTTGAAGACAGCGGATTCGATTTGGCGAGCCTGCAAGGGCAGGCGATCCGGGTCCGCGGTTGGATAAAGGAAGATGGCGGGCCACTGGTCCGGGTCGACCACCCGGAGGCAATTGAGCGGCTCACAGGATCGTCATAA
- a CDS encoding ABC transporter ATP-binding protein — protein sequence MTNTDDNHAEEAKSGAAMIIIDGLSKRYSDGFEALKSVDLTVRSGEILALLGPNGAGKTTLISTICGITTPSSGTITVAGHDTLKAPGKTRRIIGLVPQEINLEPFQKVWDAVRFSRGLFGLPANPQHIESILKRLSLWDKKDNTVKELSGGMKRRVLIAKALAHEPDVLFLDEPTAGVDVELRKDMWRVVDELRDEGVTMILTTHYIEEAEAMADRIAIISKGRILLTEDKQTLMQSMGKRSMTIELDTRLETVPEALKPYALELSDDGDTVTYRFDTRAERTGIASLLRDISQAGLSVRDVRTAQSSLEEIFVELVERDVGAASNATEPELAPT from the coding sequence ATGACCAATACAGACGATAACCACGCCGAAGAAGCCAAAAGCGGGGCGGCGATGATTATCATCGACGGTCTCTCAAAGCGTTACAGCGACGGATTCGAGGCACTGAAGTCCGTCGACCTCACCGTCCGCAGCGGTGAGATACTCGCGCTATTGGGCCCTAACGGGGCCGGAAAGACAACTTTGATCTCCACGATTTGCGGCATCACCACGCCAAGCTCTGGCACGATTACCGTCGCAGGTCACGATACGCTCAAGGCGCCAGGGAAAACGCGCCGGATCATCGGCTTGGTTCCGCAGGAGATCAATCTTGAACCGTTCCAGAAGGTCTGGGACGCGGTCCGTTTCTCGCGCGGCCTGTTCGGACTGCCTGCAAACCCCCAGCACATTGAAAGCATTCTCAAACGGCTGAGCCTTTGGGACAAAAAGGATAACACCGTCAAAGAGCTTTCTGGCGGCATGAAACGTCGTGTCCTGATTGCGAAAGCCCTGGCCCACGAACCAGACGTTCTGTTCCTCGATGAACCAACCGCAGGCGTGGACGTGGAGCTGCGCAAAGATATGTGGCGCGTCGTGGACGAACTGCGCGACGAGGGTGTGACGATGATTCTGACCACGCACTACATCGAAGAAGCGGAAGCGATGGCCGATCGCATCGCCATCATCTCCAAGGGCCGAATTCTTCTGACCGAGGATAAGCAGACCCTCATGCAGTCCATGGGAAAGCGATCAATGACGATTGAATTAGACACGCGGCTAGAAACCGTCCCCGAAGCGCTCAAGCCCTATGCGCTCGAACTGTCCGACGACGGAGATACGGTCACATATCGCTTCGATACGCGCGCCGAACGGACCGGTATTGCCAGCCTGCTGCGCGACATCTCACAAGCTGGCCTATCTGTGCGCGATGTCAGGACGGCCCAATCCTCACTCGAGGAGATTTTCGTTGAGTTGGTTGAGCGTGATGTTGGGGCGGCGAGCAACGCTACAGAACCGGAATTGGCACCGACATGA
- a CDS encoding helicase-related protein, whose translation MPYRPRSQAPGAGVTAILGPTNTGKTYRAIERMMTHETGVIGLPLRLLAREVYLKLCARAGEAHVALVTGEEKIIPLEPRYWVSTVEAMPRDLDVDFVCVDEVQLAANLERGHVFTDRILNVRGKLETLLLGAATIRTLLTHLLPGITIEQRPRLSLITYSGSKKITRQPRRTAVVAFSANDVYSIAELIRRQRGGAAVVLGALSPRTRNAQVDLYQNGDVDFLVATDAIGMGLNLDVDHIAFAGRHKFDGFDYRELTAAEMGQLAGRAGRHTRDGTFGVTGRTEPLDDFLVEKLETHAFEPVKRLQWRNADLDFASIEALRASLDDIPDHPLLTRALPQEDADTLDAVLRDKTMRDRATSEARMRILWDACQLPDYRKIAPAQHVEIVGQLFAHLCDHDRVPEDWMASQLKNTDRVDGDIDALSARIAHVRTWTFVANRNAWLQDPMHWQERTRALEDRLSDALHEKLTQRFVDRRTSVLMRRLREKDVLDAIIAPNGDVQVEGQHIGWLAGFRFTPDSTADDLDGKAVRAAAQKALAAEIQRRAEKVALADDGAFALDADGGLRWIGEVIAKLSASDDVLRPKIILLADEQLTGGAREMVDERLGKWLDGQVTTHLGSLKALRDGDGLEALARGIGFRLAEAMGNIDRREIADDVKALDQDARATLRKHGVRFGAYTVFVPHLLKPAPVNLLSLLWALANGGTDKPGLRELPQLNASGRTSIPVDPAFDVGLYPICGFRVCGGRAVRFDILERLADIIRPLIAFRPSPPPEASGEKSADLNSPNQTMGEDPSSTDGSVEPKAGGELPKGTDAGAAPQQPEPELHERAPEGAAPGNGFYVTVEMTSLLGCAGEDFANVLKSLGYRVERKTVPAAAGTPAVSEAPTEDPEPPTEHKETVGSASEDVVEQAESTTPPAATDADGTSAVEPPTEQIIEVWRPAGGGNRRRQGARPQGRRQGKMGAGQDASSKPNGDRRNEGRGNNRKAFKGGKSPRRDDKRDQRKPKDYSAGPPNKGRGPDPDSPFAALAGLLDKKDGDG comes from the coding sequence ATGCCTTACCGACCAAGATCTCAAGCACCCGGTGCTGGCGTTACGGCCATTCTGGGGCCAACCAACACCGGCAAGACCTACCGCGCCATCGAACGCATGATGACCCACGAGACCGGGGTCATTGGGCTGCCGCTGCGGCTTTTGGCGCGCGAGGTCTATCTCAAGCTGTGCGCGCGGGCGGGCGAAGCGCATGTCGCTCTGGTGACAGGGGAAGAAAAGATCATCCCCCTTGAGCCCCGCTACTGGGTGTCGACAGTCGAGGCGATGCCGCGCGACCTCGACGTCGATTTCGTCTGCGTCGATGAGGTTCAGCTCGCCGCCAATCTCGAACGCGGGCATGTCTTCACGGACCGCATCCTGAACGTACGCGGCAAGCTCGAAACGTTGCTGCTCGGCGCAGCCACAATCCGGACACTGCTGACCCACTTGCTGCCGGGTATTACGATCGAACAGCGCCCTCGCCTGTCGCTGATCACGTATTCAGGATCAAAGAAAATCACCCGCCAGCCTCGGCGCACGGCCGTCGTCGCGTTTTCGGCGAACGACGTCTACTCGATCGCAGAGCTTATCCGCCGCCAGCGTGGCGGAGCTGCGGTGGTGCTCGGGGCGCTGTCCCCACGCACGCGGAACGCTCAGGTCGATCTCTACCAGAACGGCGATGTCGACTTTCTCGTCGCAACCGATGCCATCGGAATGGGCCTAAACCTTGATGTCGACCACATCGCGTTTGCCGGTCGCCACAAATTCGATGGCTTCGACTACCGGGAGCTGACCGCTGCCGAAATGGGGCAGCTCGCTGGTCGCGCCGGCCGCCATACGCGTGATGGAACCTTTGGCGTTACCGGGCGGACCGAGCCGCTCGACGATTTTCTCGTCGAGAAGCTGGAGACGCACGCTTTCGAGCCCGTCAAGCGCCTGCAATGGCGCAACGCCGACCTTGATTTCGCGTCCATTGAAGCGTTACGCGCGTCGCTGGACGATATTCCGGACCATCCGCTGCTGACCCGCGCATTGCCGCAGGAAGATGCCGATACGCTCGACGCGGTTCTGCGCGACAAGACCATGCGGGATCGCGCAACGTCCGAAGCACGCATGCGGATCTTGTGGGATGCCTGTCAGCTCCCCGATTATCGGAAGATCGCGCCCGCGCAGCATGTCGAGATCGTGGGCCAACTTTTCGCCCATTTATGTGACCACGATCGGGTTCCTGAAGACTGGATGGCGAGCCAGCTCAAGAACACCGACCGGGTGGATGGTGACATTGATGCTCTATCGGCACGAATCGCGCATGTCCGGACATGGACCTTTGTTGCGAACCGTAACGCGTGGCTTCAGGACCCCATGCATTGGCAGGAACGCACGCGCGCGCTAGAGGACCGATTGTCAGATGCGCTTCATGAAAAACTGACACAAAGATTTGTTGACCGCCGCACTTCAGTTTTGATGCGGCGTTTGCGGGAGAAAGACGTTTTGGACGCCATCATCGCGCCGAACGGCGATGTTCAGGTGGAGGGCCAGCATATCGGCTGGCTTGCCGGTTTTAGGTTCACCCCAGACTCCACGGCCGACGACCTTGATGGCAAGGCAGTGCGGGCTGCTGCCCAGAAGGCCCTGGCCGCTGAAATTCAGCGCCGCGCCGAAAAGGTGGCATTGGCCGATGATGGTGCGTTTGCCCTTGATGCCGATGGTGGACTTCGCTGGATTGGCGAGGTGATCGCAAAGCTATCAGCATCGGACGACGTCTTGCGCCCCAAGATCATCCTGCTCGCCGATGAACAGCTGACCGGCGGCGCACGCGAAATGGTCGACGAGCGGCTGGGCAAATGGCTTGATGGTCAAGTTACGACGCACCTAGGGAGCCTTAAGGCACTGCGCGACGGCGACGGCCTCGAAGCGCTGGCCCGCGGTATCGGTTTCCGGCTTGCCGAAGCGATGGGCAACATCGATCGCCGTGAAATTGCTGACGACGTGAAAGCACTAGATCAGGATGCCCGCGCCACGCTGCGCAAGCACGGCGTACGCTTTGGTGCCTACACGGTCTTCGTTCCGCATCTTTTGAAACCGGCCCCAGTCAACCTGCTCAGTCTGTTGTGGGCGCTCGCCAACGGCGGCACCGACAAACCTGGTCTTCGGGAACTACCCCAACTGAATGCTTCCGGGCGCACATCGATACCCGTTGATCCGGCCTTCGATGTTGGCCTTTATCCCATTTGCGGCTTTCGGGTCTGCGGTGGTCGCGCGGTGCGCTTCGATATTCTTGAGCGCCTCGCCGACATCATTCGCCCTCTAATCGCCTTTCGCCCCTCGCCGCCGCCTGAAGCATCTGGGGAGAAATCGGCGGACCTTAATTCACCAAACCAGACAATGGGCGAAGATCCATCGTCAACGGATGGTTCGGTCGAACCCAAAGCCGGTGGCGAATTGCCAAAGGGCACGGACGCTGGCGCCGCACCACAACAGCCCGAACCAGAGCTTCATGAAAGGGCACCGGAGGGTGCAGCGCCCGGCAACGGTTTTTATGTCACGGTCGAGATGACGTCCCTTCTGGGTTGCGCCGGCGAAGACTTTGCGAACGTGCTCAAGTCGCTCGGTTACCGCGTGGAGCGCAAGACTGTTCCGGCAGCGGCAGGAACTCCTGCTGTGAGCGAGGCACCGACTGAAGATCCGGAGCCACCAACCGAGCATAAGGAGACGGTGGGCAGCGCCAGCGAGGATGTGGTCGAGCAAGCCGAAAGCACGACACCTCCCGCTGCGACCGACGCGGATGGCACATCGGCAGTGGAGCCCCCGACCGAACAGATCATCGAAGTTTGGCGGCCGGCAGGTGGCGGCAATCGACGGAGACAAGGCGCAAGACCGCAAGGACGCCGCCAAGGGAAAATGGGCGCCGGCCAAGACGCCTCCTCCAAACCGAACGGCGACCGGCGGAACGAAGGGCGCGGAAACAACCGGAAGGCGTTTAAAGGTGGGAAGTCGCCCAGGCGCGACGATAAACGGGACCAGAGAAAGCCCAAGGATTATTCGGCGGGACCACCCAACAAGGGTCGGGGTCCGGATCCAGACTCCCCCTTTGCTGCGCTGGCCGGGTTGCTCGACAAAAAGGATGGCGATGGCTGA
- a CDS encoding NAD(P)/FAD-dependent oxidoreductase encodes MTTGERPRIVIIGAGFGGICAAKALKDAPVDIEIIDKRNYHLFQPLLYQVATADLSPADIAWPIRGIFSGQKNVKVTLSKVLDIDTQAQEVICEACRVPYDHLIVANGSSHSYFGNDQWSEYAPGLKRIVDATEVRRRVLMAFERAELSTDPTEQAREMTFVVVGAGPTGVELAGSIAELAHVSLSGDFRQINVKAARVLLVEGGPRVLPTFPEDLSATAERSLEKLGVEVLTNTMVEDIKATHVMAGGVKIPTATTIWAAGVQVQGVGAWLGVETDRIGRVSVSNDLTVPGQPNVSVVGDAAQVPWRDGAFVPGIAPAAKQQGTYTGERLRALVEGKPAPAPFRYKHLGNLATIGRHAAVIDFERFTMSGGLAWWIWGIAHIYFLIGVKRPLFVAISWFYSYVFRSKGARLITGMEQLRARKQVPLAKKSARKASPRKRAVNGAYASQEAAAAMDRQPVARTS; translated from the coding sequence ATGACGACAGGTGAACGTCCGCGCATTGTTATCATTGGTGCCGGTTTCGGCGGTATCTGCGCGGCCAAGGCCCTCAAGGATGCCCCCGTCGACATCGAGATAATCGACAAGCGCAATTATCATCTGTTCCAACCGCTCCTGTACCAAGTCGCGACCGCCGACCTGTCGCCCGCGGACATCGCGTGGCCTATCCGCGGTATCTTTTCCGGTCAGAAGAACGTTAAAGTGACGCTGTCCAAGGTTCTCGACATCGACACCCAAGCGCAGGAAGTCATCTGCGAAGCCTGCAGGGTGCCCTACGATCATCTCATCGTCGCAAACGGTTCATCACATTCCTATTTCGGCAACGACCAATGGTCGGAATACGCGCCGGGCCTCAAACGCATTGTCGATGCGACCGAGGTGCGCCGACGGGTGCTCATGGCCTTTGAACGTGCCGAATTGAGCACCGACCCGACCGAACAGGCGCGTGAAATGACATTTGTCGTGGTTGGTGCTGGGCCGACCGGCGTGGAGCTCGCCGGCTCCATCGCTGAACTTGCTCATGTGTCCCTGAGCGGAGATTTTCGCCAGATTAACGTCAAAGCGGCACGCGTTCTCTTGGTAGAAGGCGGCCCGCGCGTTCTACCCACGTTCCCTGAAGATCTGTCGGCTACCGCCGAGCGTTCGCTTGAGAAGCTTGGCGTGGAAGTGCTGACCAACACGATGGTTGAGGACATCAAAGCGACCCACGTCATGGCGGGAGGCGTAAAAATCCCGACGGCGACGACCATTTGGGCCGCCGGAGTGCAAGTGCAGGGCGTCGGGGCGTGGTTGGGCGTCGAAACGGACCGAATTGGCCGGGTCAGCGTCTCAAACGACTTGACCGTGCCCGGTCAGCCCAACGTGTCGGTCGTCGGCGATGCTGCACAGGTTCCATGGCGCGATGGAGCGTTTGTGCCGGGCATCGCGCCAGCGGCCAAGCAACAGGGTACTTACACGGGCGAGCGCTTGCGTGCTTTGGTCGAAGGCAAGCCCGCACCGGCACCGTTCCGTTACAAACATCTGGGGAACCTGGCGACCATCGGCAGACACGCGGCGGTGATCGACTTCGAACGCTTCACCATGAGTGGCGGACTGGCGTGGTGGATATGGGGCATCGCCCACATCTACTTCCTCATTGGCGTCAAACGGCCTCTGTTCGTGGCGATCAGTTGGTTCTACAGCTACGTTTTCCGATCCAAGGGGGCACGGCTCATCACCGGCATGGAGCAATTGCGTGCGCGCAAGCAAGTGCCGCTAGCGAAGAAATCCGCGCGGAAAGCTTCACCCCGAAAACGGGCGGTCAACGGGGCTTACGCATCGCAGGAGGCAGCGGCGGCCATGGACCGTCAGCCAGTCGCGCGGACCTCGTAG